One Stegostoma tigrinum isolate sSteTig4 chromosome 22, sSteTig4.hap1, whole genome shotgun sequence DNA segment encodes these proteins:
- the LOC125463766 gene encoding Fc receptor-like protein 5, whose product MLKVIFPILSLLLLETSETESQSDLTINNVKLRHNLEDVGDFKEGSNIILTCSVDILTAPGQSPNISYSIYKGQKEVLLKHVTIEAQKCQYVIQSARPSHSGYYRCEVTAGIRREESNSIFITVTGNLQTPVLTIQPMEVVQGNSTELRCTSEEIPPLRFIFYGYKNGPNPQRLHDTTSNNKSATHRLKVTADTEKNYSCTVEVSATRSISKHSEIVQLTVHSPFSDQVFEIEPSSEIFEGDNLTTKCRVTPLFPHVKLQLIIMKDTTPIYIGNTSSVVFSKTVNTADTGKYGCMVKWRSLSQTIKRQVTVAVPVSVPTLMSTPTGGNVVKDGSLNLTCAVLGGSFPITYKFYQDTSENPLHQITLNATKAVHRIVSVKIEDSGKYSCEASNSADHITRTERSQYIIITVKGGGDGL is encoded by the exons ATTTGACAATAAACAACGTAAAACTAAGACATAATCTTGAAGATGTTGGAGATTTTAAAGAAGGAAGCAACATTATTCTGACTTGTTCAGTGGACATCCTGACAGCTCCTGGCCAATCACCTAATATTTCATACTCAATCTATAAGGGACAGAAAGAAGTCCTATTGAAACATGTTACAATTGAGGCGCAAAAATGTCAATATGTAATACAATCTGCTCGACCCTCACATTCTGGATACTACCGTTGTGAAGTGACAGCAGGAATTCGAAGGGAAGAAAGTAATTCCATATTTATTACAGTTACAG GAAATTTACAGACACCAGTACTCACTATACAACCGATGGAGGTGGTTCAGGGAAATTCGACTGAGCTGCGCTGTACatctgaagaaatccctcctcttAGATTCATATTCTATGGATATAAAAATGGACCAAACCCCCAGCGTCTCCATGATACTACAAGCAATAACAAATCTGCGACACACCGATTGAAGGTGACAGCAGATACAGAGAAAAACTATAGTTGTACAGTCGAAGTGAGTGCTACCAGAAGTATCTCAAAGCACAGTGAAATAGTACAACTTACAGTACATA GTCCATTTTCAGATCAAGTATTTGAAATTGAACCGTCAAGTGAAATATTTGAAGGAGATAATCTCACCACTAAATGCAGGGTTACGCCTTTGTTTCCTCATGTAAAACTTCAACTAATCATTATGAAGGATACAACTCCAATATATATAGGAAATACTAGCTCAGTGGTATTTTCTAAAACAGTAAATACAGCGGATACAGGAAAATATGGGTGCATGGTGAAATGGCGGAGTTTATCTCAAACTATAAAAAGACAAGTGACTGTGGCAG TACCAGTTTCCGTACCAACTTTAATGTCAACACCCACTGGTGGTAATGTGGTTAAAGATGGCTCTTTGAATCTTACATGTGCTGTATTGGGCGGATCCTTTCCAATAACTTACAAGTTTTACCAAGATACATCAGAAAATCCTCTGCATCAAATAACGTTAAATGCTACCAAAGCAGTCCATCGTATTGTTTCTGTTAAAATTGAAGACAGTGGAAAGTATTCCTGTGAGGCATCAAATTCTGCAGATCATATCACTCGAACAGAAAGAAGTCAGTATATTATTATAACTGTAAAAG GTGGTGGTGATGGTCTGTAA